In Archangium violaceum, the following are encoded in one genomic region:
- a CDS encoding 3-dehydroquinate synthase II, translating to MTHELTNGYSRTRPEELAVLRKPIRLEAMTGISTAGKQNQTQIWFDTKDFSAPQDHQGLFLRLGRFHYTGVLLYPRNLEALLPAVSGGQRAAVRLESLGELEALLAQRIQSPLIVVSADQDVLARAGEAGLSTCLYQYVDDGESLHRSIQQGFRHPFLMICFRDPTNIPLELVIASLQATGTTLIKEIANPTDVDDAIVTLGVMEVGADGVMFSPVEHEVLEGFARRLAERGQEHVALEPATVTKSEPIGMGFRSCIDLATLFEPTEGMIVGSTSQGGVLCCPEVFFLPYMETRPFRVNAGGVHSYVYNAANRTHYMSELNAGSAVMVVTSDGSTRQAPVGRMKTELRPLRLIEARFASGETINVILQDDWHVRVFSPEAKPLNITELRPGDRILAHKAAPGRHVGIKIDENIKES from the coding sequence ATGACACACGAACTGACGAACGGATACTCCCGCACCCGGCCAGAGGAACTGGCGGTGCTCCGCAAGCCCATCCGCCTCGAGGCGATGACCGGAATCTCAACAGCTGGGAAGCAGAACCAGACCCAGATCTGGTTCGACACGAAGGACTTCTCGGCGCCGCAGGACCATCAGGGCCTGTTCCTGCGGCTGGGGCGCTTCCACTACACGGGCGTCCTGCTGTACCCGCGGAACCTCGAGGCCCTCCTGCCAGCGGTTTCCGGAGGGCAGAGGGCCGCCGTTCGTCTGGAGTCCCTGGGGGAATTGGAGGCGTTGCTCGCCCAGCGGATCCAGTCCCCGCTGATCGTGGTGTCGGCGGATCAGGACGTCCTGGCTCGCGCGGGTGAAGCGGGCCTGTCCACCTGCCTCTACCAGTACGTCGACGACGGCGAGTCCCTGCACCGGTCCATCCAGCAGGGCTTCCGCCATCCGTTCCTGATGATCTGCTTCCGCGACCCGACGAACATCCCTCTGGAGCTGGTGATCGCCTCCCTGCAAGCCACCGGCACCACCCTCATCAAGGAGATCGCGAACCCTACCGACGTCGACGACGCCATCGTCACCCTGGGCGTCATGGAGGTGGGAGCAGATGGCGTGATGTTCTCGCCAGTCGAGCATGAGGTGCTGGAAGGCTTCGCGCGCAGGCTCGCCGAGCGGGGCCAGGAGCACGTCGCGCTCGAACCGGCCACGGTCACGAAGTCCGAGCCGATCGGCATGGGCTTCCGGAGCTGCATCGACCTGGCGACGCTGTTCGAGCCGACCGAGGGGATGATCGTGGGCTCCACCTCGCAGGGAGGGGTGCTGTGCTGCCCGGAGGTGTTCTTCCTTCCCTACATGGAGACGCGTCCGTTCCGCGTCAACGCGGGAGGTGTGCACAGCTACGTCTACAACGCCGCGAACCGGACCCATTACATGAGCGAGCTCAACGCGGGTTCGGCCGTGATGGTGGTTACCTCCGACGGCAGCACCCGGCAAGCGCCCGTTGGCCGGATGAAGACCGAACTGCGGCCGCTGCGGCTCATCGAGGCTCGCTTCGCCTCGGGAGAGACGATCAACGTGATTCTCCAGGACGACTGGCACGTGCGTGTCTTCTCGCCCGAGGCAAAGCCTCTCAACATCACCGAGCTGCGGCCGGGCGATCGGATCCTGGCTCACAAGGCGGCGCCGGGCCGCCACGTCGGAATCAAGATCGACGAAAACATCAAGGAAAGCTGA
- a CDS encoding class I fructose-bisphosphate aldolase — MNTAKKVRLGKILGASSQRAVIVPIDHGLTMGPLTGIESTARIARWIGHPGVDAVLAHKGILSRLADQGALDRKGVILHLNGMSNLSDSVDDKEWLTSIETALLLGADAVSLQVNFNGRNDRANWKMLGQAVDGAARYGLPVLTMLYDKVGEEPRRLHRLKQLMRTAVELGTDALKIGMSERPELLREALEDVQSDALVFVAGGELTGDEPLLEHVSNALRAGARGVCIGRNIFVKKSPALLLERLSELVHGEPARGEREVALASVR; from the coding sequence ATGAACACGGCGAAGAAGGTACGGCTCGGGAAGATCCTGGGCGCGAGCAGCCAGCGGGCAGTGATCGTCCCCATCGATCATGGGCTCACCATGGGACCCCTGACGGGAATCGAGTCCACGGCCCGCATCGCACGCTGGATCGGCCATCCCGGCGTCGATGCAGTCCTCGCACACAAGGGAATCCTCTCGCGTCTGGCGGACCAGGGCGCCCTGGACCGCAAGGGTGTCATCCTTCACCTGAACGGGATGAGCAACCTCTCCGATTCGGTCGATGACAAGGAATGGCTGACGAGCATCGAGACGGCCCTGCTGCTCGGGGCCGACGCGGTGTCGCTCCAGGTCAACTTCAACGGACGGAATGACCGGGCGAACTGGAAGATGCTGGGACAAGCGGTGGATGGAGCGGCCCGCTACGGACTGCCCGTCCTGACCATGCTCTACGACAAAGTGGGCGAGGAGCCGCGGCGCTTGCACCGGCTCAAGCAGCTGATGCGCACCGCCGTGGAGCTGGGCACCGATGCGCTCAAGATTGGGATGAGTGAGCGGCCGGAACTGCTCCGCGAAGCGCTCGAGGACGTGCAGAGCGACGCCCTGGTCTTCGTCGCCGGGGGCGAGCTGACGGGCGACGAGCCCCTGCTGGAGCACGTCTCGAATGCGCTCCGGGCGGGGGCGCGGGGGGTCTGCATTGGACGCAACATCTTCGTGAAGAAGAGTCCAGCGTTGCTCTTGGAGCGCCTCTCGGAGCTCGTCCACGGAGAGCCCGCGCGCGGTGAGCGGGAGGTGGCCCTTGCCAGCGTTCGTTGA
- a CDS encoding amidohydrolase family protein, whose amino-acid sequence MDRLDVERCIVVGGGLLPPRQLSRQILRQPTQAETQGLTCDNRSVLSLCEHSGGRLVPFYFANPWLDPKEYRELGPRFAGLKLGPAVHGVPLDSPRTSAYLDVAREHGHPVYLHCLDRDGFRVTDLVRLAERYTGLRLILGHGGIGELDYDGVDAIAGYPNLYFETSGAFKHVIQYAADVLGASRILYGSEYPLQSAAAELCKVRELTLSDAEMEAITGGNIRRLLARASS is encoded by the coding sequence ATGGATCGGCTTGATGTCGAGCGCTGCATCGTCGTGGGAGGAGGACTACTGCCGCCCCGGCAGCTCTCCCGGCAGATCCTGAGACAGCCGACGCAAGCGGAGACGCAGGGGTTGACGTGTGACAACCGCTCGGTCCTCTCTCTCTGCGAGCACTCCGGGGGCCGGCTCGTGCCTTTCTACTTCGCCAATCCCTGGCTGGACCCGAAGGAGTACCGGGAGCTCGGACCGCGCTTCGCGGGCCTGAAACTGGGGCCCGCGGTTCATGGGGTGCCGCTCGATTCCCCAAGGACCTCGGCCTACCTGGATGTGGCTCGAGAGCACGGGCATCCCGTGTATCTGCATTGCCTGGACCGTGACGGATTCCGGGTCACGGACCTGGTGCGCCTGGCGGAGCGGTACACCGGGCTCCGGTTGATCCTGGGCCATGGCGGAATCGGCGAGCTCGACTACGACGGGGTCGACGCGATCGCTGGGTACCCGAACCTTTATTTCGAGACCTCGGGGGCCTTCAAGCACGTGATTCAGTACGCGGCCGACGTGCTCGGTGCCTCTCGGATCCTGTACGGGTCCGAGTACCCCCTGCAGAGCGCGGCGGCGGAACTCTGCAAGGTCCGGGAGCTCACCCTGAGCGATGCGGAAATGGAGGCAATCACCGGCGGCAACATCCGGCGTCTCCTCGCGAGAGCCAGCTCATGA
- a CDS encoding phenylacetate--CoA ligase family protein, whose translation MSSPAHAFPRQQLEEALLRARSAPFYEGRLPRAEKLDRRSWERLPLTRKEDLRAAYPFGLLAVPQSQLSTYHESSGTSGHPISSYFTESDWEDILSRFLRNGVRLCREDMVLIKTPYALVTTAHQMHGAARSVGASIVPADNRSANMPYSRVLRLLHDLPVTVAWCMPTEALLWAYAARRAGRAPARDFPRLRTFLAAGEPLSAAKRAHIEALWGGKRVLIDYGSTETGSLAGECEQGRLHLWSDRLYFEVRDAQTGDFREEGAGSLVVTPLFREAMPLIRYDLEDVVEISHAPCGCGRTLPTIRVLGRKTGVMNAGTRAFSALELEEAVYANAAETGLWFWRARVRDGALEAQIHVETQNEDAACRRILQAIEATVPGVRVRVAAVPAECFVPEALLSREVPMQKPRFLFGENEDWKSLDYA comes from the coding sequence ATGAGCTCACCAGCGCATGCATTTCCCCGGCAGCAGCTGGAAGAGGCCCTTCTGCGCGCCCGGTCCGCTCCCTTCTACGAAGGCCGGTTGCCAAGGGCGGAGAAGCTCGACCGGCGGAGCTGGGAGCGGTTGCCACTGACGAGGAAGGAGGATCTGCGAGCGGCCTACCCCTTCGGGCTTCTCGCTGTCCCGCAAAGCCAGCTCAGCACCTACCACGAGTCCTCGGGAACAAGCGGACATCCCATCTCCTCGTATTTCACCGAGAGCGATTGGGAAGACATCCTCTCGCGCTTTCTGCGCAATGGCGTGAGGCTTTGCCGGGAAGACATGGTGCTGATCAAGACGCCCTATGCGCTGGTGACGACCGCCCACCAGATGCATGGCGCGGCACGCTCCGTGGGCGCCTCCATCGTTCCCGCGGACAACCGCTCGGCCAACATGCCCTACTCCCGCGTGCTTCGGCTGCTGCACGACCTGCCGGTGACGGTCGCTTGGTGCATGCCTACCGAAGCGCTTCTCTGGGCCTATGCCGCGCGAAGGGCGGGACGGGCCCCCGCGCGAGATTTTCCCCGGTTGCGAACCTTCCTGGCCGCCGGAGAGCCCCTGAGTGCCGCGAAGCGCGCCCACATCGAGGCACTCTGGGGTGGAAAACGCGTCCTCATCGATTACGGCTCGACCGAGACCGGTAGCCTGGCGGGAGAGTGCGAGCAGGGGCGGCTCCACCTCTGGAGCGACCGGCTCTACTTCGAGGTGCGCGATGCCCAGACGGGTGATTTCCGTGAGGAAGGGGCGGGAAGCCTCGTCGTCACGCCCCTGTTCCGCGAGGCCATGCCCCTCATCCGCTACGATCTGGAGGATGTGGTCGAGATCTCGCATGCACCGTGTGGGTGCGGCCGCACGCTGCCAACCATTCGCGTCTTGGGACGGAAGACGGGCGTGATGAACGCTGGCACCCGGGCATTCTCCGCCCTGGAGCTGGAAGAGGCCGTCTATGCGAACGCCGCGGAGACAGGCTTGTGGTTCTGGCGAGCCCGCGTCCGGGACGGTGCGCTGGAAGCCCAGATCCACGTGGAGACGCAGAACGAAGACGCGGCGTGCAGGCGCATCCTGCAAGCCATTGAAGCCACTGTCCCTGGAGTCCGCGTGAGGGTCGCCGCCGTCCCGGCGGAGTGCTTCGTTCCGGAAGCGCTGCTCTCACGAGAGGTCCCGATGCAGAAGCCCCGTTTTCTCTTCGGCGAAAACGAAGACTGGAAGTCACTGGATTACGCCTGA
- a CDS encoding class I adenylate-forming enzyme family protein codes for MTAMPSTLVADELRLQLAKDPMLGAGNFLDWALKVSPDPRVPILHLERELETFTGEKFQQLSLEQLARLAHLYARLYKKLGVRTADPVFVYLDDGVEYLIHYLALTHLGAIGVLTNGNMEPRIAAAHARNVGVAGVFTDASHIQALRPLVQESVTGFIVTEADIRGTQEASLPTYRRHEFSADDPIMIAHSSGTTGIPKAVLLQHERFFHGVRYRLGVPRVTGGERILSSLPHSHNCAIAYLMLALLSGTPVYIASDHSGRAVLRQIDAFKPSMVVSFPQTYVEMTECEMDAFDLSSVNLWFNGGDAAHESHIRALIRHGFHEQNGQRQPGSVFIDGMGSSEMGFSLFRHVHTLKTNHYNRCVGRPLEWVDAQILSEEGDKLPPFQVGRLGVKAPSVTTGYWNNSLLTYRSRLSGYFLTGDLAYRDEEGRIFHVDRTPDVILTPSGPVYGLQTEEFLLSRFSAIADCAVFGQQDGATGAVRAVAYVRIRPDSDLSGHDTSELAGRFNQELARAGLPTLGGVLAVGVDDIPLGTTGKVLKRMLRMNEPRPTPQSAA; via the coding sequence ATGACTGCAATGCCATCCACGCTCGTCGCTGACGAGCTCCGTCTCCAACTTGCGAAGGACCCGATGCTGGGCGCCGGCAATTTCCTGGATTGGGCTCTGAAGGTGAGCCCGGACCCGCGAGTGCCCATTCTCCATCTCGAGCGCGAGCTGGAGACGTTCACGGGAGAGAAGTTCCAGCAACTCAGCCTCGAGCAGCTCGCCCGCCTCGCGCACCTCTACGCCCGGCTCTACAAGAAGCTGGGGGTACGCACCGCGGATCCCGTCTTTGTCTACCTGGACGACGGGGTGGAGTACCTCATCCACTACCTCGCGCTCACGCACCTGGGCGCGATCGGAGTCCTCACCAACGGCAACATGGAGCCCCGGATCGCCGCGGCGCATGCGCGCAACGTCGGCGTGGCCGGCGTCTTCACGGATGCGTCCCACATCCAGGCCCTGCGTCCCCTCGTCCAGGAAAGCGTGACCGGGTTCATCGTGACCGAGGCCGATATCCGTGGAACCCAGGAGGCATCCCTGCCCACCTACCGGCGGCACGAGTTCTCCGCCGATGACCCGATCATGATCGCGCACTCCTCGGGAACGACCGGCATTCCCAAGGCCGTGCTGCTCCAGCACGAGCGCTTCTTCCATGGGGTGCGCTACCGCCTGGGAGTCCCCAGGGTCACCGGAGGCGAGCGCATCCTGTCATCGCTCCCCCACTCCCATAACTGCGCCATCGCCTACCTCATGCTCGCGCTGCTGAGCGGGACACCGGTCTACATCGCCTCCGATCACTCGGGACGCGCGGTGCTGCGGCAGATCGATGCGTTCAAGCCCAGCATGGTTGTCTCCTTCCCGCAGACCTACGTCGAGATGACCGAGTGCGAGATGGACGCCTTCGATCTTTCCTCGGTGAACCTCTGGTTCAATGGCGGCGACGCGGCCCATGAGAGCCATATCCGGGCGCTCATCCGCCATGGCTTCCATGAGCAGAACGGCCAGCGGCAGCCCGGTTCGGTGTTCATCGACGGCATGGGCTCCTCCGAGATGGGGTTCTCGCTGTTCCGCCACGTCCATACGCTCAAGACCAATCACTACAACCGTTGCGTCGGGCGGCCGCTCGAATGGGTGGACGCGCAGATCCTCTCCGAAGAGGGGGACAAGCTTCCGCCATTCCAGGTCGGGCGGCTCGGGGTGAAAGCGCCTTCGGTGACAACGGGGTACTGGAACAACAGCCTGCTCACGTACCGGTCCCGTCTCTCGGGCTACTTCCTCACCGGAGACCTGGCCTACCGCGACGAGGAGGGCCGGATCTTCCACGTGGATCGCACTCCGGACGTGATCCTCACGCCCAGCGGGCCGGTCTATGGCCTGCAGACCGAGGAGTTCCTGCTGAGCCGCTTCTCGGCGATCGCGGACTGCGCGGTGTTCGGCCAGCAAGACGGGGCCACGGGTGCCGTCCGCGCGGTGGCCTACGTGCGGATACGGCCGGACTCGGACCTCTCGGGCCACGACACGTCAGAGCTCGCTGGCCGTTTCAACCAGGAGCTCGCGCGCGCGGGCCTGCCCACGCTGGGAGGCGTCCTGGCCGTCGGTGTGGACGACATCCCCCTGGGGACCACGGGCAAGGTCCTGAAGCGGATGCTGCGAATGAATGAGCCCCGGCCCACGCCGCAATCGGCGGCCTGA
- a CDS encoding TenA family transcriptional regulator — protein sequence MTPATQLSARWDGLLPKESLERLDATEFLTRCRQGTAARGVLERFLVQQYHYSRHFTRYLCALLANLTSETDRFALTENLFEEMGLGGMGEVPHSQIYRRMLDAFGLEPSAQPPLAETTALVRNMLRLCSDSDPLVGLGALCLGAEAIVPHVYQQILTGLLSAGFPERDLIFFPMHIDGDDDHALTMKHIIERELAERPGKRDVLRAAAEQSIEARRAFFAALTASEEQSAGASRRASGAL from the coding sequence ATGACCCCTGCTACTCAGCTGTCGGCCCGCTGGGACGGCCTGCTCCCGAAGGAATCCCTGGAGCGGCTCGATGCCACCGAGTTCCTCACCCGCTGCCGCCAAGGAACCGCGGCCCGCGGCGTGCTCGAGAGATTCCTCGTGCAGCAGTACCACTACTCCCGCCACTTCACGCGGTACCTCTGCGCCTTGCTGGCGAACCTGACCAGCGAGACCGACCGCTTCGCCCTGACGGAGAACCTCTTCGAGGAAATGGGGCTCGGCGGCATGGGCGAGGTGCCCCACTCGCAAATCTACCGACGGATGCTGGACGCCTTCGGATTGGAGCCCTCGGCCCAGCCGCCGCTCGCGGAGACAACGGCCCTGGTGAGGAACATGTTGCGGCTCTGTTCGGACTCCGATCCCCTGGTCGGACTCGGCGCGCTCTGCCTCGGCGCGGAGGCCATCGTCCCGCACGTCTACCAGCAAATCCTCACCGGCCTCCTGAGCGCTGGTTTTCCGGAGCGGGACCTCATCTTCTTTCCCATGCACATCGATGGTGATGATGACCATGCACTGACGATGAAGCACATCATCGAGCGTGAGCTCGCCGAGCGGCCCGGCAAGCGGGACGTGCTGCGCGCGGCCGCGGAGCAGAGCATCGAAGCGCGCCGCGCGTTCTTCGCGGCCCTCACCGCGTCCGAGGAGCAATCCGCTGGCGCTTCGAGGAGGGCCTCCGGTGCACTTTAG
- a CDS encoding cupin domain-containing protein — protein MLRARVPERLHHAGVTEQVHGAFSDERGHGVAIVDLPSRTLSLTIGHLRAGQSTRLHRHNYETILYILKGQGYTLVENRKVEWKAGDAVYVPVWAWHRHVNTDTRLEAEYVACENAPLLQNLGEIALREEAPPQEGHE, from the coding sequence GTGCTCCGCGCTCGAGTGCCCGAACGACTGCACCACGCGGGAGTGACGGAGCAGGTCCACGGCGCGTTCTCGGACGAGCGGGGCCACGGCGTGGCGATCGTGGACCTGCCATCGCGAACCCTCAGCCTGACGATCGGGCACCTGCGGGCCGGGCAATCCACACGGCTGCACCGGCACAACTACGAGACAATCCTCTACATCCTGAAGGGCCAAGGCTACACGCTCGTCGAGAACCGGAAGGTCGAGTGGAAGGCCGGTGATGCCGTCTACGTTCCTGTCTGGGCCTGGCATCGCCACGTCAACACCGACACGCGGCTCGAGGCCGAGTACGTGGCCTGCGAGAATGCTCCGCTCCTGCAGAACCTTGGCGAGATTGCCCTCCGCGAAGAGGCGCCCCCACAGGAAGGTCACGAATGA
- a CDS encoding OsmC family protein, with protein MSQTHIKARWKGGAGGSGFLQASEGFETRVTLPKDFQGLGEAATPENLLLSAVASCYLITFGIILDKAGIAYEGLELEGELRMDMAPRPSVQAIMLLPRIVSSASEEALRTLSERAEQFCPIGRAVAGNVAKSVRLTVVAPGS; from the coding sequence ATGAGCCAGACACACATCAAGGCACGCTGGAAGGGTGGCGCGGGTGGAAGCGGCTTCCTCCAGGCAAGCGAGGGCTTCGAGACCCGCGTGACGCTGCCGAAGGACTTCCAAGGGCTCGGAGAAGCCGCTACCCCCGAGAACCTGCTCCTGAGCGCCGTCGCGAGCTGCTACCTCATCACCTTCGGAATCATCCTCGACAAGGCGGGGATTGCGTACGAGGGCCTGGAGCTCGAAGGAGAGCTGCGGATGGACATGGCCCCCCGGCCCTCTGTCCAAGCGATCATGCTCCTCCCGCGCATCGTCTCCAGCGCGAGCGAGGAAGCCCTCCGGACCCTCTCCGAACGAGCCGAGCAGTTCTGCCCCATTGGCCGGGCCGTGGCGGGAAATGTCGCGAAGTCGGTCCGTCTGACGGTGGTCGCTCCGGGCTCCTGA
- a CDS encoding allene oxide cyclase barrel-like domain-containing protein, producing the protein MRKILFVAVSAVALTTPMLGCVENAHAEESWTLTTIADARSGIASPVDVGAPGDSPGDMFVFDQPLLNAEKENIGSNSGYCIRTLPGQFSECQWTLTMADGTITVAGREAETGTSLIPIMGGTGAYVGASGVLATTPNGDRTFTQVLTFLKAKQ; encoded by the coding sequence ATGCGCAAGATCCTGTTCGTGGCTGTGAGTGCCGTGGCACTGACCACCCCGATGCTGGGCTGTGTCGAGAACGCCCACGCGGAGGAGTCCTGGACGTTGACCACCATCGCTGATGCCCGCAGTGGGATTGCCTCGCCGGTGGATGTGGGAGCGCCGGGTGACTCACCGGGTGACATGTTTGTGTTTGATCAGCCGCTGCTGAACGCGGAGAAGGAGAACATCGGCTCCAACAGTGGCTATTGCATCCGGACGCTGCCCGGCCAGTTCAGCGAGTGCCAGTGGACGCTCACGATGGCCGATGGAACCATCACCGTCGCGGGCCGGGAGGCCGAAACCGGCACCTCCCTGATTCCGATCATGGGTGGTACGGGCGCCTATGTGGGGGCGAGCGGGGTGTTGGCCACCACCCCCAACGGGGACAGGACGTTCACCCAGGTGCTCACGTTCCTGAAGGCGAAGCAGTAG